The following proteins are encoded in a genomic region of Cyclonatronum proteinivorum:
- the hemW gene encoding radical SAM family heme chaperone HemW: MSGIYIHIPFCRQACTYCDFYFETSLKHRDGFVPQMLREIAHTQTHFPALTAEPVRTLYFGGGTPSRLTTDEIAALIARIRAGWTLEPGAEITLEMNPDDVHPGRLSELKEAGITRVSMGVQTFDENRLRFMNRAHTRDEALRALEALAGAGLPGWTADLIYGNPGQSLEALSEDLRLLLQFNPPHVSAYSLTVEENTKLYRMVKKQLVQPPDDDEVAAQMQLVTDTFAEAGLIRYEVSNYARPGHESRHNGAYWRHENYLSFGPGSHGFWWQADGKGAKRTQLAARLKTYMDPDPGIAFHRVLTDAYTLHELGEERLLLGLRTRRGVSLEELRTRYKYELSPKQRETAARFAAEGLMEPLTETGTNTGTGTLRLTQKGLLFANSIGFELAE, translated from the coding sequence ATGTCCGGCATCTACATTCACATTCCGTTTTGCAGGCAGGCGTGCACCTACTGCGATTTTTACTTTGAGACTTCGCTCAAGCACCGCGATGGCTTCGTGCCGCAGATGCTGCGCGAGATCGCGCACACGCAGACGCACTTTCCCGCACTCACCGCAGAGCCGGTACGAACGCTCTACTTCGGCGGGGGCACCCCATCCCGCCTCACGACGGATGAAATCGCGGCCCTCATTGCGCGCATCCGCGCGGGCTGGACGCTCGAACCCGGCGCGGAAATCACCCTGGAGATGAACCCCGATGATGTGCATCCCGGCAGGCTTTCGGAGCTGAAGGAAGCGGGCATTACCCGGGTGAGCATGGGCGTGCAGACCTTTGATGAAAACCGCCTCCGCTTCATGAACCGCGCCCACACCCGTGATGAAGCCCTGCGCGCGCTCGAAGCCCTGGCCGGGGCAGGCCTGCCAGGCTGGACCGCCGACCTCATCTACGGAAATCCGGGTCAGAGCCTGGAAGCCTTGTCTGAAGATCTGCGTCTGTTGCTGCAGTTTAACCCGCCGCATGTTTCCGCATACAGCCTTACGGTGGAAGAAAACACCAAACTCTACCGCATGGTCAAAAAGCAGCTCGTGCAGCCCCCGGATGACGACGAAGTCGCCGCTCAAATGCAGCTCGTGACCGACACCTTTGCCGAAGCCGGTTTGATACGCTACGAAGTGAGCAACTACGCCCGCCCTGGTCACGAGTCACGCCACAACGGTGCATACTGGCGTCATGAAAATTACCTCAGCTTCGGGCCCGGCTCGCACGGTTTCTGGTGGCAGGCTGACGGCAAAGGCGCCAAACGAACGCAGCTTGCCGCCCGCCTCAAAACCTACATGGATCCTGATCCCGGCATTGCGTTTCACCGCGTGCTTACAGACGCCTACACGCTGCATGAACTGGGCGAAGAGCGCTTGTTGCTTGGTCTGAGAACCCGCAGGGGCGTCAGCCTCGAAGAACTGCGCACCCGCTATAAGTACGAGCTCAGCCCCAAGCAGCGCGAAACCGCCGCCCGCTTCGCTGCGGAAGGCCTCATGGAACCTCTGACCGAAACGGGAACAAACACCGGCACCGGCACCCTGCGCCTGACCCAAAAAGGACTCTTGTTTGCCAACAGTATTGGGTTTGAGCTTGCGGAATGA
- a CDS encoding glycoside hydrolase family 3 protein, producing MTAVYRASFTALIFLFLGMMNVQACARQADPEIPISVAEAAEDVSLEAMIGQMMMVGFRGFEISETHWVVQDIRDRNLGGVILFDYDVPNRRAERNVQSPEQLARLVRQLQQFAETSLLVAIDQEGGRVNRLKPRFGFPDTPSHEHLGRVNHPDSTLRVARQTGRMLAEAGININFSPVVDVNVNPQNPVIGQLGRSFSADPAKVTEHARLTLEGFREEGVWGTVKHFPGHGSAWNDSHYGMADVTETWTETEFEPYRALFADGSAQLVMSAHIFNANWHPEHPATLVPEIMTGLLRDELGFTGLLFSDDMQMGAITDFYGLEQALELAVLAGIDVLVFANNSVYEPEITRKAIRTLSAAVEEGRIPRARIEQAYSRIMAFKSPM from the coding sequence ATGACGGCTGTTTACCGTGCTTCTTTCACAGCACTGATTTTTTTGTTTTTGGGGATGATGAACGTCCAGGCCTGTGCCCGGCAGGCGGATCCGGAAATCCCGATTTCTGTTGCTGAGGCAGCCGAAGATGTTTCGCTGGAAGCGATGATCGGGCAAATGATGATGGTCGGCTTTCGCGGCTTTGAAATCAGCGAAACGCACTGGGTTGTGCAGGACATCCGCGACCGCAACCTTGGGGGCGTGATCCTCTTCGACTACGATGTGCCGAACCGCCGTGCCGAGCGGAACGTGCAATCTCCGGAGCAGCTCGCGCGTCTCGTGCGACAGCTGCAGCAGTTTGCTGAGACGTCCTTGCTGGTAGCCATTGATCAGGAAGGCGGTCGCGTAAACCGTCTCAAGCCCCGCTTCGGTTTTCCCGATACCCCCTCGCACGAACATCTCGGGCGGGTGAACCATCCGGATTCCACCCTGCGCGTTGCGCGTCAGACCGGACGCATGCTGGCAGAGGCGGGCATCAACATCAACTTTTCGCCGGTTGTGGATGTAAACGTGAACCCGCAAAATCCGGTGATTGGTCAGTTGGGTCGCAGCTTTTCGGCTGACCCCGCGAAGGTGACCGAACATGCGCGCCTCACCCTCGAAGGCTTCCGGGAGGAGGGCGTTTGGGGCACGGTGAAGCACTTCCCCGGACACGGCAGCGCCTGGAACGACTCGCACTACGGCATGGCGGATGTCACCGAAACCTGGACCGAGACCGAATTCGAGCCTTATCGCGCACTCTTCGCCGACGGCAGCGCGCAGCTCGTGATGAGCGCGCACATCTTCAACGCCAACTGGCACCCCGAGCACCCCGCGACCCTGGTACCCGAAATCATGACCGGGCTGTTGCGCGACGAACTCGGCTTCACCGGACTCCTGTTTTCGGACGACATGCAGATGGGCGCCATCACCGATTTTTACGGACTGGAGCAGGCGCTGGAGCTGGCCGTACTTGCCGGCATTGACGTGCTGGTTTTTGCCAACAACTCGGTGTATGAGCCGGAGATCACGCGCAAGGCCATCCGCACCCTGAGTGCCGCCGTGGAAGAAGGGCGCATCCCCCGCGCCCGCATCGAACAGGCCTACAGCCGCATCATGGCGTTCAAGTCCCCGATGTAG
- the recN gene encoding DNA repair protein RecN: MSQNPQSPLITVIASLYIKDFALIDELETSFEPGLNIITGETGAGKSIIIGALNILLGERAQLESIRQGAAKAIAEVILKTGEDEKLAALLLEHGVEPAPETIIRREVRHSGSRAFINDTPVQLSVLKQVGGLLVDLHGQHDHQLLLREENHREVIDSRPGVAAALEAYVRSFEAVSELRKQKAALQKRERELREKQELYRFQLRELRAADLKPDETEQLERDIRLLDSSEELNETAAKILTAGRDGKFNALDFLGMMEQALGQMAQLEPEFESYVQELETARISVEELLRFTEQYQTNIEFNPVQLETLRQRQAELRRLEKKYGKSPEALLTYMEEVEQTLSLADNFEAELEKLDVQIQKAAGVLGAKAKALHDARIAEGERLSGDIERELMHLGFRHARFAVVVRWREQSDGWIEIDGKRIACAADGADDLSFYISTNKGEAPKPLSRTASGGEMSRIMLALKSILAREQRLPVMIFDEIDTGISGPIAQQVGRTMRGLADTVQILSITHLPQIACMAHTHYVVRKTETDERTVTRIDRLSEEEHIREVARLMSGTDLTEAVLSSARELVASATAPQS, encoded by the coding sequence GTGTCACAGAACCCCCAAAGTCCGCTTATCACCGTGATTGCTTCCTTATATATTAAAGATTTTGCGCTGATTGATGAACTCGAGACCAGCTTTGAGCCGGGTCTCAATATCATCACCGGGGAAACCGGAGCCGGGAAATCCATCATAATCGGGGCACTGAATATTTTGCTGGGTGAGCGCGCGCAGCTCGAAAGCATCCGGCAAGGCGCTGCCAAAGCCATTGCTGAAGTTATCCTGAAAACCGGTGAGGACGAAAAGCTTGCCGCGCTTTTGCTGGAACACGGCGTAGAGCCTGCCCCCGAAACCATTATCCGCCGGGAAGTGCGGCATTCCGGCAGCCGTGCCTTTATTAATGATACGCCCGTTCAGCTGAGCGTGCTTAAGCAGGTCGGCGGCCTTCTTGTTGATCTGCACGGACAGCATGACCATCAGCTGTTGCTGCGCGAAGAAAACCATCGTGAAGTCATCGACAGCCGCCCAGGCGTAGCAGCTGCACTTGAAGCCTATGTCCGCAGTTTTGAAGCGGTGAGCGAGCTGCGCAAACAAAAAGCGGCCTTGCAGAAAAGGGAGCGGGAGCTTCGGGAAAAACAGGAGCTCTACCGTTTTCAGCTGCGTGAGCTGCGCGCCGCCGATCTCAAACCCGACGAAACCGAGCAGCTCGAGCGCGACATTCGTCTTCTTGACAGCAGCGAGGAGCTCAACGAAACCGCAGCCAAAATCCTGACAGCCGGACGCGACGGCAAGTTTAACGCGCTGGATTTTTTGGGGATGATGGAGCAGGCGCTCGGACAGATGGCGCAGCTTGAGCCGGAGTTTGAGAGCTATGTGCAGGAACTGGAAACAGCGCGCATCAGCGTAGAGGAGCTGTTGCGCTTTACCGAGCAGTATCAGACCAACATCGAGTTCAACCCCGTGCAGCTGGAGACGCTGCGTCAGCGGCAGGCCGAACTCCGGCGGTTGGAAAAAAAATACGGCAAGAGTCCCGAGGCTTTGCTGACGTACATGGAGGAGGTTGAACAAACCCTGAGCCTGGCCGATAATTTTGAGGCCGAACTTGAAAAGCTGGATGTTCAGATTCAAAAAGCAGCCGGTGTTCTTGGCGCGAAAGCGAAAGCCCTGCATGACGCGCGTATTGCGGAGGGCGAGCGGCTCTCCGGAGATATCGAAAGGGAACTCATGCATCTGGGCTTCCGGCACGCCCGCTTTGCGGTAGTGGTGCGCTGGAGGGAGCAATCCGATGGCTGGATTGAAATAGACGGCAAGCGCATCGCCTGTGCCGCTGACGGCGCCGATGACCTCAGCTTCTACATATCAACCAACAAAGGAGAGGCCCCCAAACCGCTCTCGCGCACCGCGTCCGGCGGGGAGATGAGCCGTATCATGCTGGCCCTGAAATCCATCCTCGCCCGCGAGCAGCGACTGCCCGTGATGATTTTCGACGAAATCGACACCGGCATCAGCGGTCCGATTGCGCAGCAGGTCGGTCGCACCATGCGCGGACTGGCTGATACCGTGCAGATTCTTTCCATCACGCACCTCCCGCAGATTGCCTGCATGGCGCACACGCACTACGTGGTGCGCAAAACCGAGACCGACGAGCGCACCGTCACCCGCATCGACCGGCTCAGCGAGGAAGAGCACATCCGCGAAGTTGCCCGCCTCATGAGCGGCACCGACCTCACCGAAGCCGTGCTTAGCAGCGCCCGCGAACTTGTGGCATCCGCTACCGCGCCGCAGTCCTAA
- the lon gene encoding endopeptidase La, translating into MDLPAIDEKKIGKSSFELNEQETSSKPIPSELPVLPLRDTIVYPGTMFPLLVGRESSLKAIDAGIDKGKFVLLLGQKNPDTDNPKPEDLYTDGCIAAITQVLRLPNSLVKVLVNGILPAKVKSLTENEGYLTATTKFKLSATRFRKTERLASLVRKTRDKFERFVIMNQEVPEEVLTSLDEGDEYLEPNLYLMASHLDMSVEERQKFLELETLEQLYRLLLAKVTRELQVLVVSTEINEKVQEEIQETQRRFFIQEQIRALQDELDEGEVADPELQKLKEQIETAKMPEEAHAKAMEELERLKKTPQMSPEYGVGRNYLDWMTSLPWSTASPDNLDIQGVQDVLEKEHYGLEKPKDRILEHIAVLNLVENLKGQILCFVGPPGVGKTSMAKSIARALNRKMVRISLGGVSDEAEIRGHRRTYIGSMPGRIIQGMRKAGTVNPVMILDEIDKVGHDFRGDPSSAILEVLDPEQNNTFNDHYLDMDYDLSRVMFIATANVASSIQPALLDRMEIINLPGYLEHEKLEIAKRHLIPKMLKSHGLKASQVRFHKSGILHLIRNYTSEAGVRTLEQQVAAVCRKIARKYVLARAKGEEDPTFKVNEELVSELLGVPKYRDRTPDRTDRAGTVNGLAWTSTGGAILQIDVAVMEGKSNFRLTGKLGDVMKESAQAALTYIRSHASKYGIAADFFDKHELHIHIPEGAIPKDGPSAGMAMVLAMLSLLTGKRVRHDVGMTGEITLRGDVLAIGGLNEKLLAAQRNKLSRVLIPKDNEPDLTEIPAKVKDGLEIIPVSTVTEAISQSFRDPLEETKD; encoded by the coding sequence ATGGATCTACCCGCAATCGACGAGAAAAAAATCGGAAAATCATCATTTGAGCTTAATGAACAAGAAACGAGTAGCAAGCCTATTCCATCAGAGCTGCCCGTTTTACCGCTGCGCGATACCATCGTTTATCCCGGCACCATGTTCCCGCTTCTGGTTGGGCGGGAGTCTTCCCTAAAAGCCATCGACGCCGGCATTGATAAGGGCAAATTTGTACTGCTGCTTGGTCAGAAAAATCCGGATACGGACAACCCAAAGCCCGAAGATCTCTACACCGATGGCTGTATCGCGGCCATCACGCAGGTGCTGCGGCTCCCCAACTCACTGGTTAAGGTACTGGTGAACGGCATTCTTCCGGCCAAGGTGAAAAGCCTGACCGAAAACGAAGGCTATCTCACTGCGACCACCAAATTTAAGCTGAGCGCCACCCGCTTCCGCAAAACCGAGCGCCTCGCCTCCCTCGTGCGCAAAACGCGGGATAAGTTCGAGCGCTTTGTCATCATGAATCAGGAAGTGCCGGAAGAAGTACTCACAAGTTTGGATGAAGGTGATGAGTACCTCGAACCCAACCTGTACCTGATGGCTTCCCACCTCGATATGTCGGTGGAAGAGCGTCAGAAGTTCCTCGAGCTCGAAACCCTGGAACAGCTCTACCGGCTGTTACTGGCCAAAGTGACCCGCGAGCTTCAGGTACTGGTGGTAAGCACCGAAATCAATGAAAAGGTGCAGGAAGAAATTCAGGAGACGCAGCGCCGCTTTTTCATTCAGGAACAAATCCGTGCCCTGCAGGACGAGCTTGATGAAGGCGAAGTAGCCGATCCGGAGCTGCAAAAGCTCAAAGAACAGATCGAAACAGCCAAAATGCCGGAAGAAGCGCACGCCAAAGCGATGGAAGAACTCGAGCGCCTCAAGAAAACCCCGCAGATGTCGCCCGAGTACGGCGTAGGCCGCAACTACCTCGACTGGATGACGAGCCTGCCCTGGAGCACCGCTTCTCCCGATAACCTCGACATTCAGGGCGTGCAGGATGTGCTTGAAAAAGAGCATTACGGTCTCGAAAAACCCAAAGACCGCATTCTCGAACACATCGCCGTGCTAAACCTTGTAGAAAACCTGAAGGGGCAAATTCTTTGTTTCGTAGGCCCTCCCGGCGTAGGAAAAACTTCGATGGCCAAATCCATTGCGCGCGCGCTGAACCGGAAAATGGTACGTATCAGCCTGGGCGGCGTAAGCGACGAAGCCGAAATCCGGGGGCATCGCCGCACCTACATCGGCTCCATGCCCGGCCGCATTATTCAGGGCATGCGCAAAGCCGGCACCGTGAATCCGGTAATGATTCTGGATGAAATCGACAAAGTCGGCCATGACTTCCGGGGCGACCCGTCTTCGGCCATTCTCGAAGTCCTCGATCCCGAACAGAACAACACTTTCAATGACCACTACCTCGACATGGATTATGACCTGTCGCGGGTGATGTTCATCGCTACGGCCAACGTTGCTTCGTCCATACAGCCGGCCCTGCTCGACCGCATGGAAATCATCAACCTGCCCGGCTACCTGGAGCACGAAAAACTGGAGATCGCCAAGCGGCACCTCATCCCCAAAATGCTCAAATCCCACGGGCTGAAAGCCTCGCAGGTCCGCTTCCACAAGAGCGGCATTCTGCACCTCATCCGGAACTACACTTCCGAAGCCGGCGTGCGGACACTGGAGCAACAGGTAGCTGCCGTTTGCCGCAAAATCGCCCGTAAATACGTCCTCGCCCGCGCCAAAGGGGAAGAAGACCCCACCTTTAAAGTCAACGAAGAACTCGTTTCCGAACTCCTCGGCGTACCCAAATACCGCGACCGCACGCCGGACCGCACCGACCGCGCAGGCACCGTAAACGGACTCGCATGGACGAGCACCGGCGGGGCCATCCTGCAGATCGACGTAGCGGTGATGGAAGGCAAATCCAATTTCCGCCTTACCGGCAAGCTGGGCGATGTGATGAAAGAATCGGCACAGGCCGCCCTCACCTACATCCGCTCGCATGCGTCGAAATACGGTATCGCCGCTGACTTCTTCGACAAACATGAGCTGCACATTCACATTCCCGAAGGCGCCATTCCGAAAGACGGGCCGAGCGCGGGCATGGCCATGGTACTCGCTATGCTGTCGCTGTTAACCGGCAAGCGCGTGCGCCACGATGTGGGCATGACCGGCGAAATCACCCTTCGCGGGGATGTGCTCGCCATTGGCGGCCTCAACGAGAAGCTGCTCGCAGCACAGCGCAACAAGCTCAGCCGCGTGCTCATCCCCAAAGACAACGAGCCCGACCTGACGGAAATCCCGGCCAAAGTAAAAGACGGACTCGAAATTATCCCGGTGAGTACGGTAACCGAAGCCATCAGCCAAAGCTTCCGCGATCCGCTGGAAGAAACCAAAGACTGA
- a CDS encoding RluA family pseudouridine synthase, whose protein sequence is MSENSYEKEIRQLRLEVAPGQTTPVRIDRYLAEMVQNATRSKVQQAITAKRVLVNGAPTKASYIVQAGDVIEAEILKPKIPDLAPEEIPLDIVHEDDDLLVINKPADMVVHPAFGNWTGTLVNALLHHTGELSETNDPAVRPGIVHRIDKGTSGLLVVAKHDTAHQRLAKQFAAHSIARTYQAIVWGHPPQEGTFDSLIGRSPRDRKRMAVLTDGRGKRAVTHYRVLEHFDHLSLIEARLETGRTHQIRVHFADAGFPLLADEAYGGASIRYGSNTGFRKDLFQKLFKRLGRQCLHAKTLGFEHPATGAPVAFDSPLPPDFREALHALRQYCQ, encoded by the coding sequence ATGTCTGAGAACAGCTACGAGAAGGAAATCCGCCAGCTTCGCCTCGAAGTCGCACCCGGTCAGACGACCCCGGTGCGCATCGACCGCTACCTTGCTGAGATGGTGCAAAACGCTACCCGCAGCAAGGTGCAGCAAGCCATCACCGCAAAACGGGTGCTCGTAAACGGTGCGCCCACCAAAGCCTCCTACATTGTACAGGCCGGCGATGTGATTGAAGCGGAAATCCTCAAACCCAAAATCCCGGACCTCGCCCCCGAAGAGATACCCCTCGACATCGTGCACGAAGACGACGACCTGCTCGTGATCAACAAGCCCGCAGATATGGTTGTGCATCCGGCCTTCGGCAACTGGACCGGCACCCTGGTCAACGCCCTCCTCCATCACACCGGCGAGCTGTCGGAAACCAACGACCCGGCGGTGCGTCCCGGCATCGTGCACCGTATCGACAAAGGCACGAGCGGCCTTCTCGTCGTTGCCAAACATGATACGGCACATCAGCGACTGGCCAAACAGTTCGCCGCGCACAGCATCGCGCGCACCTATCAGGCCATCGTGTGGGGGCATCCGCCTCAGGAAGGCACCTTCGATTCACTCATTGGCCGGAGTCCGCGCGACCGCAAACGCATGGCCGTGCTCACCGACGGACGCGGCAAACGCGCGGTAACGCACTACCGCGTGCTCGAACACTTCGATCACCTCAGCCTCATAGAAGCCCGTCTCGAAACAGGCCGCACGCATCAGATCCGCGTACACTTCGCCGACGCCGGCTTCCCCCTGCTCGCCGATGAAGCGTACGGGGGTGCAAGTATTCGCTACGGCTCCAACACCGGGTTTCGGAAAGACCTGTTCCAAAAACTCTTCAAGCGTCTCGGACGACAATGCCTGCACGCCAAAACACTGGGTTTTGAGCATCCCGCAACCGGCGCCCCCGTCGCATTCGACTCCCCGCTGCCCCCCGACTTCCGGGAAGCCCTGCACGCGCTGCGTCAATACTGCCAATAA
- the gldC gene encoding gliding motility protein GldC — protein MKTKNIDIAIELDDKDVPEKITWNALDAGLDKPANCRAMLLSLWDNDNKQTLKLDLWTKNMTVDEMKLFFYETLSTMADTFEKSTKDDRMSGDMRDFCEYFAEKMEIKK, from the coding sequence ATGAAGACCAAAAACATCGACATTGCCATCGAACTTGACGACAAGGACGTACCCGAAAAAATTACCTGGAACGCCTTAGACGCCGGTCTGGACAAACCCGCAAACTGCAGGGCCATGCTGCTCTCGCTTTGGGATAACGACAACAAACAGACCCTCAAGCTCGACCTCTGGACCAAAAACATGACCGTTGACGAGATGAAACTCTTCTTCTACGAAACCCTCTCCACAATGGCCGACACTTTCGAAAAGTCAACCAAAGATGACCGCATGAGCGGCGACATGCGCGATTTCTGCGAATACTTTGCCGAGAAGATGGAGATTAAAAAGTAA
- a CDS encoding T9SS type A sorting domain-containing protein codes for MKQIYKAGKGLLAASLLLFGTSAVANAQVFQMEAQNQFPSTQITEPVSGVMDSEILFQQNRADTGGIVSGTFEGLGTATFSADDFELSTPATLTSISVLGFQNNATYLDGILLGVQVYIFSNAGGAPGGQPYDGDALLQIELDLDDPRLEVTQESNLYTFNVDVSGENWFLPAERYWLSVAPVQDLADLDGANRWNWAQGEQNFGEPMLVDPDNNFNGNFFDWTPFSVLGIDWNPSGLVMTIEGIPGEASVDLGPFSLLSPPNGIEVDLIFEGDTEIAIQWEASENATDYAWVAHLEGNDLTDPLLNVPTGAETELVLTDGAIYGILTDLGVEPGTAVTIDWSVVASAGDNTLFADETWSVTFTLVPATNIGRDEIVSGFELGQNYPNPFNPTTNISFTLPEASEVSLEVFNMQGQRVATLANGSFSAGNHTVTFDAANLSSGIYLYRMTSGAFTQTNKMMLVK; via the coding sequence ATGAAACAAATTTACAAAGCAGGAAAAGGGCTGCTTGCTGCAAGCCTCTTACTTTTCGGAACATCTGCAGTTGCAAACGCGCAGGTTTTCCAGATGGAAGCACAAAACCAGTTCCCTTCCACACAAATCACTGAGCCTGTTTCCGGGGTAATGGATTCAGAGATTCTGTTCCAGCAAAACCGTGCTGATACAGGGGGTATTGTTTCCGGTACCTTTGAAGGACTTGGTACGGCAACATTCAGCGCCGATGATTTTGAACTTTCTACCCCGGCAACACTTACATCTATCTCTGTTTTGGGCTTCCAGAACAATGCAACTTACCTTGATGGTATTCTGCTTGGTGTACAGGTTTACATCTTCTCCAATGCAGGTGGCGCACCCGGCGGTCAGCCCTACGACGGCGACGCACTCCTCCAAATCGAGCTCGACCTCGATGATCCGCGCCTTGAAGTAACTCAGGAAAGCAACCTTTACACATTCAACGTCGATGTTTCCGGTGAAAACTGGTTCCTTCCTGCTGAGCGCTACTGGCTGTCTGTAGCACCTGTTCAGGATCTTGCCGACCTGGACGGTGCTAACCGCTGGAACTGGGCGCAGGGCGAGCAAAACTTTGGCGAGCCTATGCTTGTTGATCCTGACAACAACTTCAACGGCAACTTCTTTGACTGGACTCCCTTCTCCGTTTTGGGAATTGATTGGAACCCCTCCGGTCTTGTAATGACCATCGAAGGTATTCCTGGTGAAGCTTCAGTTGATCTTGGTCCGTTCAGCCTTCTTTCCCCGCCTAATGGTATTGAAGTTGACCTTATCTTCGAAGGCGACACCGAAATCGCCATTCAGTGGGAAGCTTCTGAAAATGCAACCGACTACGCATGGGTAGCACACCTTGAAGGCAATGATCTCACCGATCCCCTCCTCAACGTGCCTACCGGTGCTGAGACCGAGCTTGTCCTCACAGATGGCGCCATCTATGGTATTCTTACCGACCTTGGTGTTGAGCCGGGTACTGCCGTCACCATTGACTGGAGCGTTGTAGCTTCTGCCGGTGATAATACCCTCTTCGCTGACGAAACATGGAGTGTAACCTTCACCCTCGTTCCAGCAACCAACATTGGCCGCGACGAAATCGTGAGCGGGTTTGAGCTCGGACAAAACTACCCGAACCCCTTCAACCCAACCACTAACATCAGCTTCACCCTCCCTGAAGCTTCTGAAGTTAGTCTTGAAGTGTTCAATATGCAGGGTCAGCGCGTTGCTACCCTCGCCAACGGCAGCTTCTCAGCCGGCAACCACACCGTAACCTTCGACGCAGCCAACCTCTCAAGCGGTATCTACCTCTACCGCATGACATCAGGCGCTTTCACACAAACCAACAAAATGATGCTCGTGAAGTAG
- a CDS encoding sulfite exporter TauE/SafE family protein translates to MILLLIGIFGGILAGMLGVGGGLIFTPVLIFLFTDSLEDPLPWIIGTSLLCTFAASLSSVRKHVRMNNFFKKDSLRVGAFSLAGTAAGVAVVQSAWYSQTEFSILFSGLLFFTAYKFIFKKKTVIKPEDAAHDENLLRDGSLSTPQSLAIGTAGGTVATLAGVGGGVIMVPLMTMLLRQPYLKAISISSAAIVFISFFGWGQLALGSPEESGTTAYTLGYVDFGAALPLIAGALIGANYGVYATSRIPKTYMEFVFGLLALAVAARLLWRVFASI, encoded by the coding sequence TTGATCCTTCTTTTAATTGGCATTTTTGGCGGCATACTGGCCGGCATGCTCGGGGTAGGCGGAGGGCTCATTTTCACGCCCGTCCTGATTTTTCTGTTCACAGATTCGCTCGAAGACCCGCTCCCCTGGATTATCGGCACCTCGCTGCTCTGCACCTTTGCCGCTTCGCTGAGCAGCGTGCGTAAACACGTGCGAATGAACAATTTCTTCAAAAAGGACAGCCTGCGTGTTGGGGCCTTCAGCCTGGCCGGTACTGCCGCCGGGGTTGCCGTCGTGCAGTCAGCCTGGTATAGCCAAACCGAATTTTCAATCCTTTTCAGCGGTCTGCTGTTTTTCACAGCCTATAAATTCATCTTCAAAAAGAAGACCGTCATCAAACCAGAGGATGCAGCACATGATGAAAACCTGCTCCGTGACGGCAGCCTGAGTACCCCGCAAAGTCTGGCCATAGGCACAGCCGGAGGCACTGTTGCGACGCTGGCCGGGGTAGGCGGAGGCGTGATTATGGTTCCGCTGATGACCATGCTGCTGCGGCAGCCCTACCTGAAGGCGATCAGCATTTCATCAGCAGCTATTGTGTTCATCTCTTTTTTTGGATGGGGACAGCTTGCCCTTGGCAGCCCTGAGGAAAGCGGTACTACAGCATATACCCTTGGTTATGTTGACTTTGGCGCTGCACTTCCGCTGATTGCCGGTGCGCTGATCGGAGCTAACTACGGTGTATACGCCACAAGCCGCATTCCCAAAACCTACATGGAATTTGTATTTGGTCTGCTGGCACTTGCTGTCGCCGCACGACTATTATGGCGGGTATTTGCGAGTATTTAG